In the Pseudoalteromonas undina genome, one interval contains:
- a CDS encoding endonuclease/exonuclease/phosphatase family protein: MKRNLSITAISSVLFAVFSSSPVLAESLRVATFNVSMDATNYTAKNQQVKSDALVNALRSNHQQIKNIAEIIQRVRPDVVLLNEFDYIPKEQGIEYFKSHYLNVGQNNQAAIDYPYVYIAPVNTGLATEFDLDNNGKKTGVMGDAQGFGFFEGHYAMAFLSRYPIDFDNIRTLQTFKHKDLPNVQMPVDPKTNTNWYNDEEWNTLRLSSKSFWDIPVKVNDKVVHMLASHPTPPVFDGEEDRNGIRNHDEIRLIADYVNNESYLYDDNGKKGGLAAKSRFVILGDLNAAPEGDKKRTNTTDQILKSPLINAGFIPTSEGAKEQYPQAYAKNYTANWQARVDYVLPSNYGLTIKGGGVFWPKKQSELYRLIKDRNASSDHRLVWLDLTIE; the protein is encoded by the coding sequence ATGAAACGTAATCTGAGTATTACAGCAATCAGCAGTGTGTTATTTGCTGTTTTTTCTAGCAGCCCTGTATTAGCTGAATCGCTACGCGTAGCAACCTTCAATGTTAGTATGGATGCCACTAATTACACCGCAAAAAATCAACAAGTAAAAAGTGATGCATTGGTAAACGCACTGCGTTCAAATCACCAACAAATTAAAAATATTGCTGAAATAATCCAGCGCGTCCGCCCAGATGTAGTACTACTCAATGAGTTTGACTACATTCCAAAAGAGCAAGGTATCGAGTATTTTAAAAGCCATTATTTAAATGTAGGGCAAAATAATCAAGCAGCAATTGATTACCCATACGTTTACATTGCCCCCGTTAATACTGGCTTAGCAACTGAGTTTGACTTGGACAATAACGGCAAAAAAACTGGGGTAATGGGTGATGCACAGGGCTTTGGTTTTTTTGAAGGCCATTACGCAATGGCGTTTTTATCTCGCTACCCGATTGATTTTGACAACATCAGAACCCTGCAAACCTTTAAGCACAAAGATTTACCTAATGTACAAATGCCGGTTGACCCAAAAACTAATACCAATTGGTATAACGATGAAGAGTGGAATACTTTACGTTTAAGCTCTAAATCTTTTTGGGATATACCCGTAAAAGTAAACGATAAAGTAGTCCATATGCTAGCGTCGCACCCAACACCACCTGTGTTTGATGGCGAAGAAGACAGAAACGGTATTCGTAACCATGATGAAATTAGGCTTATTGCCGATTACGTTAATAACGAAAGTTACCTTTATGATGATAATGGTAAAAAGGGTGGGCTTGCAGCAAAATCGCGATTTGTGATTTTAGGTGATCTAAATGCCGCACCTGAAGGTGATAAAAAGCGTACTAATACTACTGATCAAATACTTAAAAGCCCATTGATTAACGCTGGTTTTATTCCAACCAGTGAGGGCGCAAAAGAGCAATACCCGCAAGCTTATGCTAAAAACTATACCGCTAATTGGCAAGCACGCGTTGATTACGTTTTGCCTTCAAACTATGGGTTAACCATTAAAGGTGGTGGTGTTTTTTGGCCGAAAAAACAAAGCGAATTATATCGTTTAATTAAAGATAGAAATGCATCAAGCGACCACCGATTAGTCTGGCTTGATTTAACGATTGAATAA
- a CDS encoding prolyl oligopeptidase family serine peptidase gives MIFKFSSSKTLVAIAVASSVMLAGCTATATTSTDSSIQTNTTVAIVVNTPADLGDSKITLEQAMAHPDWIGRQPQSAFWSADSSTIIYARKQQGSELRDLFAQAVNSQTAEQVALEKLHSVGSSKAVFSNDKSLQAYVFEGNVFIKNVKSGAIKQITQSSATESKPQFLNDGNLAYRQGNIFFKVDLTTGLTREIANLKLSDKPQGVKEPSTYIAKEQHKLIDYIALQHKNKQDKHARKEQVKANNSSIANTHYYLGDGNTVDEAELSPNGDALIVVVQEKSSWRGEGDIMPNYITDDATIEPKKVRRRVADSKEQTSELVYINLADQSQTTLGFNTLPGFDEDVLAEVKKENFAREGKTYKSKKQPRGINVISDWGWNQSPISWNDDGSQVAIMLEAWDNKDRWLATVDFENNKLVSQHRLHDDAWIAYAFNDFGWLNDSNTLYYLSEESGYSQLYKKPLDGKATALTMGKFEVSNLTLTDDNSAIYYKANIEHPGLYEIYRVNPQTGDSEQVTDLNGMTDYTLSPDQSKLLLKHSKITMPTELYVAEAKANTTATRLTNTVSDAFLAKKLTAPKIVAVPSSHTEQPIYAKVYYPADYQEGETGKNRKAVIFNHGAGYLQNSHMGWSGYFREFMFHSLLADEGYVVMDMDYRASKGYGRDWRTAIYRQMGTPETQDLADGVKWMAENANVDTQAVGTYGGSYGGFMTFMALFTAPDLFQSGAALRPVTDWAHYNTGYTSNILNHPDVDPIAYERSSPIYYAEGLKKHLLINAPMVDDNVFFQDSIRLVQRLIELEKENFETAIFPVEPHGFVQPSSWLDEYRRIYKLFKETL, from the coding sequence ATGATTTTTAAATTCTCATCTTCTAAAACACTTGTTGCAATCGCTGTTGCATCAAGTGTTATGTTAGCGGGTTGTACAGCAACCGCTACAACTTCTACTGACTCATCTATTCAAACAAATACCACCGTTGCTATTGTTGTTAACACGCCCGCAGATTTGGGCGATTCAAAAATTACCCTTGAACAAGCGATGGCTCACCCTGATTGGATTGGACGCCAACCGCAAAGCGCTTTTTGGAGTGCAGATTCAAGTACCATCATTTACGCGCGTAAGCAGCAAGGTAGTGAGCTAAGAGATTTATTCGCTCAAGCTGTAAACTCACAAACAGCAGAGCAAGTGGCACTAGAAAAATTACACAGTGTTGGTTCAAGTAAAGCTGTTTTTTCAAACGATAAATCACTTCAAGCTTATGTGTTTGAGGGTAATGTATTTATCAAAAACGTAAAATCAGGCGCAATTAAACAAATTACGCAAAGCTCTGCGACAGAGTCAAAACCACAATTTTTAAACGACGGTAACTTAGCGTATCGCCAAGGTAATATCTTTTTTAAAGTAGATTTAACCACAGGTTTAACCCGTGAAATTGCCAACTTAAAACTGTCTGATAAACCACAAGGCGTAAAAGAACCATCAACTTATATTGCCAAAGAGCAACATAAGCTGATTGATTACATTGCACTACAGCACAAAAATAAACAAGACAAGCATGCGCGTAAAGAGCAAGTAAAAGCTAATAACAGCTCAATTGCTAACACCCATTATTATTTAGGCGATGGCAACACGGTTGATGAAGCCGAGCTTTCTCCAAATGGCGATGCGTTAATTGTTGTAGTACAAGAAAAAAGCTCATGGCGTGGTGAAGGCGATATTATGCCTAATTACATCACTGATGATGCGACGATAGAGCCTAAAAAAGTTCGCCGTCGCGTAGCTGATTCTAAAGAGCAAACCTCAGAGCTTGTTTATATTAACCTTGCAGATCAAAGCCAAACCACATTAGGCTTTAATACCTTACCTGGTTTTGATGAAGATGTACTTGCTGAGGTTAAAAAAGAAAACTTCGCCCGTGAAGGTAAAACCTATAAATCTAAAAAACAACCTCGTGGTATAAACGTTATTTCAGATTGGGGTTGGAATCAATCACCGATCAGCTGGAACGATGATGGTAGCCAAGTAGCGATTATGCTTGAAGCATGGGATAACAAAGATCGTTGGTTAGCTACTGTAGATTTTGAAAATAACAAACTTGTCTCTCAACATCGACTACATGACGACGCATGGATTGCGTATGCGTTTAACGACTTTGGTTGGTTAAATGATTCCAATACTTTGTATTACTTATCAGAAGAGTCGGGCTATAGTCAACTTTATAAAAAGCCACTTGATGGTAAAGCCACTGCGCTTACCATGGGTAAATTTGAAGTATCTAATTTAACCCTTACTGATGACAATAGTGCTATTTACTATAAAGCGAATATTGAGCATCCAGGCCTTTATGAAATATACCGCGTTAACCCACAAACAGGTGATAGCGAGCAAGTAACAGACTTAAACGGCATGACGGATTACACTTTAAGCCCTGATCAGTCTAAGTTATTATTAAAGCACTCTAAAATTACCATGCCGACTGAACTTTATGTGGCTGAGGCTAAAGCAAACACAACGGCAACTCGTTTAACTAACACGGTATCTGACGCGTTCTTAGCTAAAAAACTAACGGCGCCTAAAATTGTTGCTGTACCTTCAAGCCATACAGAACAGCCAATATACGCCAAAGTTTATTACCCAGCGGATTACCAAGAAGGTGAAACAGGTAAAAACCGTAAAGCGGTTATTTTTAACCATGGTGCCGGTTACCTGCAAAATTCACACATGGGTTGGTCTGGTTACTTTCGCGAATTTATGTTCCATTCATTACTTGCCGATGAAGGTTACGTAGTGATGGATATGGATTACCGAGCATCAAAGGGGTATGGCCGAGATTGGCGTACTGCTATTTACCGCCAAATGGGAACACCTGAAACACAAGATTTAGCTGATGGCGTAAAATGGATGGCTGAAAATGCTAACGTTGATACTCAAGCGGTTGGTACTTACGGTGGTTCATACGGCGGATTTATGACCTTTATGGCGTTATTTACCGCGCCAGACTTGTTTCAATCAGGTGCTGCGCTTCGCCCTGTGACTGATTGGGCACATTATAATACAGGCTATACTTCTAACATTTTGAATCACCCAGATGTTGACCCAATTGCTTATGAGCGTAGTTCACCTATTTACTATGCAGAAGGGCTTAAAAAGCATTTATTAATAAATGCGCCGATGGTTGATGATAATGTATTTTTTCAAGATTCAATTCGTTTAGTACAGCGTTTGATAGAACTTGAGAAAGAAAACTTTGAAACAGCAATCTTTCCAGTAGAGCCGCATGGTTTTGTGCAGCCTTCGAGCTGGTTAGATGAATACCGTCGAATTTATAAGCTGTTTAAAGAAACACTATAA
- the rrtA gene encoding rhombosortase has protein sequence MLNLPLQPRYVFPPLCLIVLSTFLAWLGINNELEFNRQLIEQGQLWRLFTSQFVHANWAHLGLNCAGIALIWLLHGEYTSPSRYSFNIATLAIWCGLGVFWFCPTITIYTGLSAVLHGVIIWGAIKDITVGLKSGYVLFIGVWVKLIAEQINGPSADIGALINSTVAVDAHLIGAIGGALLGVPLIIKFISKNKE, from the coding sequence ATGCTTAATTTACCTCTTCAGCCGCGCTATGTTTTCCCTCCCTTATGTTTAATTGTATTAAGTACTTTCTTAGCATGGCTGGGTATAAACAACGAACTTGAATTTAATCGTCAACTGATTGAACAAGGCCAACTGTGGCGTTTGTTTACCAGCCAATTTGTACATGCCAATTGGGCGCACTTAGGGCTGAATTGTGCCGGTATCGCGCTTATTTGGTTATTGCATGGTGAGTACACATCCCCAAGCAGATATAGCTTTAATATTGCCACATTGGCAATTTGGTGTGGCTTAGGTGTTTTTTGGTTTTGCCCCACAATTACAATTTACACAGGGCTTAGTGCAGTTTTGCATGGCGTGATCATTTGGGGAGCCATAAAAGATATCACTGTTGGACTTAAATCGGGTTATGTGTTGTTTATTGGTGTGTGGGTAAAGCTAATCGCTGAACAAATAAATGGCCCTAGTGCTGATATAGGCGCATTGATAAACTCAACGGTGGCTGTTGATGCACATTTAATTGGCGCGATTGGCGGCGCATTGTTGGGCGTTCCTTTAATTATTAAATTCATCAGCAAAAATAAAGAATAA